In Rutidosis leptorrhynchoides isolate AG116_Rl617_1_P2 chromosome 2, CSIRO_AGI_Rlap_v1, whole genome shotgun sequence, one genomic interval encodes:
- the LOC139887657 gene encoding uncharacterized protein gives MIPTIVTQTVNAIREQPTPVNAIATTLETPPNTSEGSGGTTIQLGDLHVWLDRFQKQKPQTFSSAPTPIDAENWIAHMEKIFEVLGCVDNHKVKLATYKLEGDAGRWWKAIKHAKGGDAFVNALSWNEFRQEFYQQYFSRADREAYVREYDNIRQLEDESTTDFMARFVRLASFLGTAARTPAEQAEKFKWAVKYQAANAAKNIEMEELDYKASKAASYRKRNENDQYRDEKKSQEGNLHNHYTKRNKHGDPEITLCKTCGKRHPSNTCYKETGACYNCGKTGHVARDCKSQRDNTGGVTTNGRVFALRTDGSC, from the exons ATGATACCTACTATAGTCACTCAAACTGTAAATGCCATTCGCGAACAACCCACTCCAGTAAATGCCATTGCGACCACACTCGAAACCCCACCAAACACATCTGAAGGTTCTGGTGGAACAACAATACAACTTGGCGATCTTCATGTATGGTTGGATAGATTTCAGAAGCAGAAACCACAAACCTTTAGCTCAGCACCGACTCCGATTGATGCTGAGAATTGGATTGCTCACATGGAGAAAATTTTTGAGGTTTTGGGATGTGTTGACAACCACAAGGTGAAATTAGCTACTTATAAGTTAGAGGGTGATGCGGGAAGATGGTGGAAAGCAATCAAGCATGCCAAGGGAGGTGATGCATTTGTTAATGCACTTTCATGGAACGAGTTTCGTCAAGAATTCTATCAACAATACTTTTCTAGAGCTGATCGAGAGGCGTACGTTCGAGAGTATGATAACATTCGTCAACTTGAGGACGAATCTACTACTGACTTTATGGCCAGATTTGTTAGACTTGCAAGTTTTCTAGGCACTGCAGCCAGAACACCAGCTGAGCAAGCTGAAAAGTTTAAGTGGGCGGTGAAGTATC AGGCTGCAAATGCTGCTAAGAACATCGAAATGGAAGAATTAGACTACAAAGCATCAAAGGCGGCTAGCTACAGGAAGAGAAACGAAAATGACCAATATAGAGATGAAAAGAAAAGTCAAGAAGGAAATTTGCATAATCATTACACAAAACGTAATAAACACGGGGATCCTGAGATCACCCTATGCAAAACTTGTGGTAAACGTCATCCTTCAAACACGTGTTACAAAGAAACTGgagcttgttataattgtggtaaaacgGGACATGTCGCTAGAGATTGCAAGAGCCAACGTGATAATACCGGAGGAGTGACTACCAACGGCAGGGTGTTCGCATTGAGGACTGATGGATCGTGTTAA
- the LOC139887658 gene encoding uncharacterized protein, with protein sequence MSLIKYPFKYISKGTDRIAARISKPVGSNSRNRPQASKPADEIQNFIDARFICLHEACWRIFNFPIHHREPAVQIVAVHLENMQLMKFRGKHLTYLDFPSEFVWYQTPKTWKHRANINKPSIERISYIHPAFGEAFFLRMLLCHQKGCTSFADIRTVNQVEHQTYRSDCEAAGLLGNDKEWTIALEEASVSGIASQLRSLFAHILVYCIVSNSVALWEKHWKIMSDDIPLRAAASLKMEKLYINNEDLHNYVLYEVEILLNQCGKTISDFALPSLPDDLLLDLANRLIMEERNYDLESLDSERIPLESRMTAKQKTIYELAIITGLRVNGKIVLAIASSEIASLLLPSGRTAHSRFKLPIDLTDESMCNVNKNTQMAKLIESTDLIVWDEAPMNNKRCFEVLDRSLRDILGNKNSPFGGIQGVCAYRKYAINATRPDTVGKRNERCFLHMNLNATELHQKVIVCPKNDAADTINKLVIDMVDGPVTTYASYYTATPQGNDGGESELLYPTEYLNMLNYPGLPPHLLELKTGIPAILLRNINVAGNLCNGTRMIITQLLSKSVEAEIITGTRVGEKVFFPRMNLIHKEPTLPYVLKRQQFLLKVSYAMTINKSQGQSLNKIGVYLPKPIFGHGQLYVSLSRATSPDGLKILIRQHEGQKANVAKNIVYTDPFHNC encoded by the exons ATGAGTCTCATCAAATACCCGTTCAAGTACATTTCAAAGGGTACCGACCGCATTGCTGCTCGCATATCCAAACCAGTTGGTAGTAACAGCCGCAACAGGCCACAGGCCTCTAAACCAGCAGATGAAATCCAGAATTTCATAGATGCTCGCTTCATTTGCCTGCATGAGGCTTGCTGGCGCATTTTTAACTTCCCAATTCATCATCGGGAACCAGCCGTTCAGATCGTGGCTGTCCATTTAGAGAATATGCAGCTTATGAAGTTTCGTGGCAA GCACCTAACATATTTGGATTTTCCGTCTGAATTTGTTTGGTATCAAACACCAAAAACCTGGAAACATAGGGCGAATATTAACAAGCCTTCGATTGAAAGGATATCATATATACATCCCGCATTCGGAGAGGCTTTTTTTCTAAGGATGCTTTTGTGCCATCAAAAGGGTTGCACAAGTTTTGCAGATATTAGAACCGTTAACCAGGTTGAACATCAGACATACCGTTCGGATTGCGAGGCCGCTGGGCTACTtggtaatgataaagaatggactaTAGCGCTAGAAGAAGCATCAGTTTCTGGCATAGCTTCTCAGCTACGGTCACTTTTTGCCCACATTCTGGTGTATTGTATAGTCTCGAATTCGGTTGCTCTTTGGGAAAAGCACTGGAAAATAATGTCTGACGACATACCTCTGCGAGCAGCAGCCTCTTTGAAGATggaaaaactatacataaacaaTGAAGACCTACATAATTATGTTCTATATGAAGTTGAAATTCTCCTAAACCAGTGTGGAAAGACAATCAGCGACTTCGCATTGCCATCTCTGCCAGATGACCTACTACTAGATCTTGCAAACCGGTTGATCATGGAGGAGAGAAACTACGACCTAGAATCACTTGATAGTGAGCGCATTCCGTTAGAATCGAGGATGACTGCGAAGCAGAAAACAATCTACGAGCTG GCCATAATCACGGGGCTAAGGGTAAATGGAAAGATTGTTCTTGCTATCGCATCATCCGAAATCGCATCTTTGTTGCTGCCTTCGGGCAGAACTGCTCATTCTCGGTTCAAGCTGCCAATTGACCTCACCGATGAGTCAATGTGCAATGTAAACAAAAACACACAGATGGCTAAGCTGATAGAAAGCACCGATCTTATTGTGTGGGATGAGGCACCCATGAATAATAAACGGTGCTTCGAAGTTCTGGATCGCAGCCTGCGAGATATTCTCGGCAACAAAAACTCGCCATTCGGAG GAATTCAAGGTGTTTGTGCTTACCGAAAATATGCGATTAATGCAACCAGGCCTGACACAGTCGGAAAAAGAAACGAACGATGCTTTCTCCACATG AATCTAAATGCTACAGAATTACATCAAAAGGTGATAGTTTGTCCGAAAAATGATGCAGCAGACACTATAAATAAGTTGGTCATCGATATGGTTGATGGTCCGGTTACAACGTATGCAAGTTATTATACAGCTACACCACAAGGGAATGACGGTGGTGAGTCCGAACTACTATATCCAACAGAGTACTTGAACATGCTAAATTACCCTGGCCTGCCACCGCATCTTTTGGAGCTAAAAACAGGGATACCAGCTATTTTGTTGCGGAATATTAATGTCGCAGGCAACCTTTGTAATGGTACCAGGATGATAATCACTCAGCTCCTATCTAAATCGGTTGAAGCTGAGATTATCACGGGTACAAGGGTTGGTGAAAAGGTCTTCTTTCCGAGGATGAACCTCATCCACAAAGAACCAACGTTACCTTATGTTCTAAAAAGGCAGCAGTTCCTGCTCAAAGTTTCGTACGCCATGACCATAAATAAGAGCCAGGGGCAGTCACTAAACAAAATAGGTGTTTATCTACCTAAACCTATTTTCGGTCATGGCCAATTGTACGTTTCACTCTCAAGGGCTACATCACCGGATGGTTTGAAAATACTTATTAGGCAGCATGAGGGTCAAAAGGCAAACGTCGCGAAAAATATCGTCTACACAGATCCTTTCCACAATTGCTGA